TCGCGCACACAATTTCTGTGCGAGCCATTCCGCCAGAGCGGTCTTCAATATTTTTTACAGCGCCGGGAAGAGCTTGGTCAAAGCTTGGCCAGCCGGTGCCAGAATCAAATTTTGCGTCCGAAGAAAAAAGAGGATTGCCGCAAGCCTTGCAAACATACATTCCATCTCGCTTTTCAGCAAGAAATTTCCCCGAAAAAGGCCTTTCCGTAGCCCTTTCCCGTAAAACTCGGTATTCTTCCTCGGTAAGCTTCTCTTTCCACTCCTCTTCATTTTTTGGCATTGGCATATCTCCTTTTGTCATTTTTGTTTTGATTTATCTGCTAATAGATTCGCGAACTTTTCTTGCACCTTCTCTAACTTAGGATTAATGATAACTTCACAATATGGATTTCCGGGATTGCGGGCAAAATAATTTTGGTGATAATTTTCTGCTTCGTAGAAAGTTTCGAGTGGTTTAATTTCCGTCACAATCGGTTTCCC
This DNA window, taken from Candidatus Paceibacterota bacterium, encodes the following:
- the msrB gene encoding peptide-methionine (R)-S-oxide reductase MsrB, which produces MTKGDMPMPKNEEEWKEKLTEEEYRVLRERATERPFSGKFLAEKRDGMYVCKACGNPLFSSDAKFDSGTGWPSFDQALPGAVKNIEDRSGGMARTEIVCARCSSHLGHVFDDGPTETGKRYCLNSVCLDLEEKKN